The sequence ACTAGCACTCTCCGTCCCTCCTTGACCTTGAAACCCCACTTTCCATTTCATTCAAATCTATCCCAGATCAAGAGACCTAATTGTATAATTGCTCAATCCTCTCTATTAAGCTAGTCTAGGTCCCTACTAGACCATTTATTCTCACTTCACAAACTCACAAGCAGTAAGGGTGGCGTTGTTAGCCCTGTTTCTCTGCTGAGGGACTGAGGCTTCGAGATGCCCCAGGACCAGAGGTCAAGTTAACTTCCCCCAGCTTCAGTGGTCTTGACATTGTGTTATACATTGCATAGACATGGTATTGTACATTGTGTTAGAGCGCAATGAgttccacttcagttcagtcgctcagtcgtgtccgactccttgcaaccccatgaactgcagcacgccaggcctccctgtccatcaccaactcccagagtctacccaaactcatgtccattgagtcggtgatgccatccaaccatctcatcctctgtcgtccccttctcctcctgccctcaatctttcccagcatcagggtcttttcaaatgagtcagctcttctcatcaggtggccaaattattggagtttcagcttcaacatccgtccttccaatgaatactcaggactgatctgttttaggatggattggttggatctccttgcagtccaagggactctcaagagtcttctccaacaccacagttcaaaagcatcaatttttctgcactcagctttctttatagtccaactctcacacccatatatgactactggaaaaaccatagccttgactagatggacctttgttgacaatgagTTCCATGAGAAGACAAAGCATAGAGCAGGCAGGGGTGACTTCAGGTTTTGTACAACTAGAAGCTCATACAATTTGAGGgcccttttttaaagaaaaaaaaaaaactaaaaatgacaaATGTGAAGTCGAGGTCAAGGCTTTAGGAGGGTCCTTGAAGACTTTTAAGTTCAAGTTAAACCTGCCACCAAGAGCCTAGTAAGGtgagttggggggaggggtggccaGGTGGCCCTGTGGGAAAGGCTGGTTTAGAAGAGGGAAGGGCCAGTACAAAGGCATCAGGGAGGGAGGGTCTGCTACACTGGACGGCAGAGCGTGGGGGGTGCAGGGGGCTTTCGGCCAGCAGGGACTGGGGCCTGGTCAGTCCAGCCTGGCAGGTCTTCCAAAGGACTTTGGCTTTACCATGGTCCAATCTTTAGCAGCTGTTGGTGCGACTTATAAGGCACACCCTGCCCTCTGTTGAGGATGGACAGTGCAAGAGGGCAGGAGTGGCAGAGAGAGATCAGTTCAGAAGTCAGAGACATGTCTAGATGAGAGATGACAGAGGCTCAGACCAGGGTGGGGACAGCTCAGGGTACAGGCTGGACAGGCCCTCAATCCCTTGCAGAAGTAGCAGGGGTTGAGCGGAGTTTTTGTGGCTGAGGGCTAagtggggggggtgggtgggtgggggtggagagcacTGTGGGCACAACTCTTCCAGAGGCTGGAAGCCAATGGAGTATGGGCACCAGGGAAGGGGCGACTGGGTGGCAAGAGGGAATGTGGGTTCTAAAGGTGCAGCCAGGCGAGAGGCGTGGCAGTGCTGTGGGCCAGCAGTGATGGGGATGTACCCCTCCAGGGTCAGGAGCTGAGCTGCTCGCCCTTGCAAGGTGGGAGGTCAGCCACCTTTGAGTTGTTGAAGGATGAGTGCAGGTGCGAGTTGAAAGCCAGCctcattcatttgaatcagttctaatgagacggatgaagctggagcccattatacagagtgaagtcagccagaaagataaagaccaatacagtatactaacgcatatatatggaatttagaaggatggtaatgataaccctatatgcaaaacagaaaaagagacacagatgtacagaacagacttttggactctgtgggagaaggcgagggtgggatgtttagagagaacagcatcaaaacatgtatattatctagggtgaaacagatcaccagcccaggctggatgcatgagacaggtgctcgggcctggtgcactgggaagacccagaggaatccggtggagaaggaggtgggaggggggatcgggatggggaatacatgtaaatccatggctgattcatgtcaatgtatgacaaaaaccactacaatattgtaaagtaattagcctccaactaataataaatgaaaaaaataaattaattaattaaaaaaaaaaaaaaagccatcctcAGCCAGACCCAAAGTCTCTTCAGTGGGGGAAGCGAACACAGAGGCTTGAGGTCTTTGAGTTGGGGGCAATGGCTCAAGAACCCAGGCGGATTTACTAGGGAGGGTGATTGGCTTGGTGTCTTGAGGTTCACAGGGAAGGGCCAGTGGGAGGGGAGGACCTCCAGGGGCCACTCGCCACATCCTGCCAGCCACTGGGCGGGGGTGAGACAGATGACAGGACAGGTGGGCTGAGGGCTgagggagtggggggcggggggcagggctgGAATATCCTGCAGGAGGAGCCTGAGGAGGGAAGCACCTGAAAGGCCACACTCGCCCAGCACTGCCGGCTcctcccttcctgcaacagtttcACTTTTGCTTTCCTGTCCTAGGGTGCGGGGAGGGAGTCCCGGCTGAAGGCCCAGActggggcggcccaggctgggGTTGGGGAGCATAAGTGGGGGGATGTAGGTCGCCTGCACGGTGAAGGGGGCGTCAGGGAACGCTGCCAAGGGACCCGGGCTGCGTGAGGCGGAACGGTGGGGCTGCTGCCTGCCCCCTCTTCCGGCCCCAGGGCAGCGATGGGGGAGGCAGAGGCACAGGCGGGAGCGGCCGTGGAACTCAGTGGTCTGCCCCCCAGCGTCCAGGACGAGCTGCTCATGCTCTACTTCGAGAACCGCCGAAGCTCGGGGGGTGGGCCTGTGGCGAGTTGGCAGAGACTCGGCCGCGGGGGCATCCTCACCTTTGAGGAGCCTGCAGGTGAGGGACCAACGGAAAGGGGCAGCCTGGGCCCCGCTGGCCACCGGCCCTGACTGCACACTCCCCTCGCCCACAGATGCCGCGAGGGTCCTGGCCCGGCCGGAGCACACTCTCCAGGGGGCTCGGCTGAGCCTGCGACCAGCCCCACCACGCGCCCCTGCACGCCTGCTGCTCCAAGGACTGCCTCCAGGCACTGCACCCCAGCTCCTGGAGCAGTACGTTCAAGCTCTGCTTTGTGCCGCCGGGCACCCGGAGCAGCCTTGCCAGGCCCTGGCCAGTCCCCGACCAGATCGCGCTCTGGTGCAACTGCCCAAGCCCCTTTCTGAGGCAGGTAAGAGGCGGGATTGGGGCGGCCTTCCTGTTAGGGGAGGCACCCTGCGCTGACTTGCATCCTCCCCACAGAAGCTGGCGTCCTGGAGGAGCACGCCCGGGCCCTGGACCTGGAGGGGGCTGAGGTCTCCCTGGCCTGGGTGCCCCAGGCCCGGGCAGTGCGTGTGCTAGGAGGTGGCCCCCCTGCAGACCTGCTGCTGCTAGAGCTGTACCTGGAGAATGAGCGCCGCAGTGGCGGGGGGCCCCTGGAGGGCATGCGCAACCTCCCGGGGCACCTGGGCACCGTGGTCTCCTTTCGGCACTGGCAGGGTGAGTGGGGCAGGACAGGGCAGTCCCCCACCATGGCTTGGAGCCCTGATGACctgttctttcccttcttccaAGTGGCCGAGCGGGTGCTGCAGCGGGACCACCGGCTGCAGGGCTCAGAGCTGAGCCTCGTCCCCCACTATGATGTTCTGGAGCCTGAGGAGCTCGCCGAGGATGCCGGTGGAGGGAGCCGCCCAGGagagctggggcctggggcccccGGGCATGTTCTCCAGGAGGCAGGAGGACCAGCAAGGGTACAGAATCATGCTGGGGATGTCACACTGGGCTCTGAGGAGGCGCCAGGGCAGTCAGGAGCCTCTCTGAGCACAGGCCCTCGCTGGGACAGCTCATTCTTGGCACGGGCTGGGCCTGTCAGCTCAGGGCCCTGGGGGTCTTCAGAAGAGGAGGGGCCGGGGAGCCCGAGGACTGTGGGGTCTCTGGACCCAGTGGAGATCGCCGTGAGGTCTTCAGAGCAGGTGGCGTCAGCGAGCCTGGGGCCCTCGGGGTCACTGGGGCAGGAGGGCCTGGTGGAGACGGTGCTGGCGATGGAGCCGGGAGCAATGCGCTTCATTCAGCTGTATCATGAGGACCTTCTCGCCGGCCTGGGAGACGTGGCCCTCTTCCCGCTCGAAGGATCAGATACGACTGGATTCCGGGTGAGCAGCCTCTGAGGAGTCCTcacctttgatcctcctctgccACTGGGGGCTCCGGGTGTCCTTCCTGTATGCTAAACCTGCCAACTGCCCCCGCACCCCATGGTCCTGCAGCTCTGTGGAGCCCTGGCCCCATGCCGGGCAGCTGAGGAGTTTCTGCAAAGTCTGCTGGGCAGTGTTAGCTGTCACATGCTGAGCCTGAAGCACCCAGGCAGTGCCAGGTTCCTGCTGAGCCCAGAGGGGCAGCACCTTCTCCGGGAGCTGGAGGCACGGTTCCAGTGCGTCTTTGGGACAGAGCATCTGGCTGGGGCCGTCCTGGAGACAGACCTGGAAGAGGTGGACAAGGAGCCTGCCCCGCCCTCCGCTTGTTATCCCTGCCCGGCGCTGCCTCCACCCTTGCTCAGACGCCTTGGGGGGGCAGGTGTTCCAGGGGCCCTGATACTCTCTTCCAACAGGTGGGCCCCACTGAGGCCCTGCAGGCCCTCCCTGGCCTCTCCTCTACCCCGTGGCCTCCAGATGATCCAGACGGTGACCAGGAGAACGCAGGCCTGGGTAGGGCTCCCTGGGGCCCCAGGACATCCTGCAACCCTTTCTTGACTTCATCTTCCATGCTACTCTGCACTGTGCCCATCTGCTGAGCAGATACCCTCCAACCCCTGTTTCCGTCTTCCTCCCGGCCCCTGACTGCCCCGTCCTGGCTGGGTTCGACCCTTGACCGGgtgcctctccctgccccccagagGAGGTCCAAGAGCTGCTGGCCACCCTGGAGGGCCTGGATGGGGAAGACTGGCTGCCACTGGAGCTAGGggaggaggagcctgaggggcagctggaggaggaggaggaggcgatGGCCCCCGGATCTGGGGAGGGGCCCTCAGCCCCCAGCACAAGAGAGCCTGGGCGGCTGCAGGAAGAGGCTGAGCTGCAGCTGGCGCTCTACCGGTCCCTGCAGCCGCGGGGCCAGGCGGCCGAGCAGGAGGAGGCTGCGCTGCAGCGGGCCCTGGCCCTCTCCCTGATGGAGCCGCCGCCCCTGAGTGGGGGACAGGAGCTCCTCCGGGGCCAGGGCCCGGGTGGCTGGGCCCAGCTGGAGGTGCACGCCGCCTTCGAGCAGGATATGGATGAGCTGGACCGGGCCCTGGAGGCTGCCTTGGAGGTGCACCTCAGGGAGGAGCTGGTGGGGGCCCCGAGCTGCATGCTGCCAGCGGAGCTGTGCGCCCACCTGGAGTGGTACCACGGCGTGAGTGTTGTCCTGCGTGGTGGCCACATCGTCCTCCGCGGCTTTGGGGTCCAGCCTACCCAGGCGGCCCGCCACCTGGCAGCGCTGCTGGCTGGCCCCCGGGATCAGAGCTCGGCCTTTCCCTTGGTTGCTTCCTGCTCCACGCGTGAGTCCGCAGCCTGGAAGGGGACAGGGAGGACAGGGGCGACTGGTGCCCCGGGCATGGCCCGCAGCCTTTTTCCTTCCTGCCTCAGTGCCACAGCAGAGGCCGAAGGAGCCCCTGGGCAGGCTGGAGCGTCTTGCTGAGAGCAGCAGTGAGTTCCAAGCAGTGGTGCAGGCCTTCTGTGACACGCTGGACACGGCCCGTGGCAGGATCCACGTGGTGCGGGTAAGGCCACTCTGTCTTGCCGCCTCTGGCCTCCGGGTTCCTGGCATATTTTGCTTTGCAGAGCCCGTGGCCAGAAGCCGCCCAGCGGGTTGAAGGCCATGATGGGCAGGGGAGCCCGGGCTTCCTTAGCTCCTTTTCCTGCCAGAAGGGTGTTCCCAAGTGTGGAACAGGGAGACAGAAAGCTGTGGAAGTTGGGGGTCCCAGCCCGGGTCCCCACTCTGCCAGTGACAGGTGCCTACTGCAGCCTCCTTGCCTAGAGCGTGGGGTGCTGGCGCCATCTCGTGGCTGCTCTGAGGATTGCGCCTTCTGCAGACTGCACCTCTGGGggctcctctgcctcccaccGGTGTGGCTCCAGCAAGAAGAGGGCTGGCTGCAGCCTCCTCCTGCATTCACTTGTAAAAAGTGGCAGCTCTGAGCCTGGTCTCGTTGCAGAAAAGGCTGGGAACTACTGGTGGGGGGCCAGAAGGAAAAGGAGGCTGGGATGGAGGGGCTCGCGAGGCAATGGGGTGGACAATGGAGGCAGCGGTGTCCCGAGGGCCGGTAGGGCCAGAAGGAAGGGCTGAGGAGGAGGCTGAGCCGGGCTGGTCGGCTGGCGCGAGAGTGTGAGAGCAGTGCCCAGAGACAGGATAACTGAGCACGAGCTGGGCTGCACGCTCACGGCCGAGGGGCAGGGATCTGGGGCCAGCCGAGAGCTGGGAAGCCAGGCGGCCCCTTGACTCTTGAGGCACTGAGCTGTGGTGGGTGGGCCTGGGAGTGGGGGTAGCATCATCAGCAGCCTGGATCTGGTCAGAAATGCAGAACCCCAGGCTTTCCCCAGCCCTGGCCTGGTCAgccagcagcagcaccaccactCTCCTGGTTCTGCTGCTGTAACTCCAGGGGGAGGACTCTGCTTCCATTTCTCGACTTAGCAGCCATCACTCTTGCCCTTTGCGGCGGACAGACCTCCTGCACTCgggccccaggctcctcttgaggtttgGCTAGTTGCCTGTGCAACTTCTTCCAGCAGGACCTCTGTGACTGACGTGGTCTGCTTGAGTCTTTTCTCCACTTAAGTTTAGAGACTGTCTCTTGCCTCCCTCCAGAGAAGATGTGGAGGACAGGCTTCCCTTCCCCCCAtcatttcttccctcttccaTCTCACATTTGGTCAGttacattatttttatgttgGCAAGGTTGACAAACCAACATCATCGTCTGACTGTCATGAAGCTCCATG is a genomic window of Cervus elaphus chromosome 21, mCerEla1.1, whole genome shotgun sequence containing:
- the PARP10 gene encoding protein mono-ADP-ribosyltransferase PARP10; translation: MGEAEAQAGAAVELSGLPPSVQDELLMLYFENRRSSGGGPVASWQRLGRGGILTFEEPADAARVLARPEHTLQGARLSLRPAPPRAPARLLLQGLPPGTAPQLLEQYVQALLCAAGHPEQPCQALASPRPDRALVQLPKPLSEAEAGVLEEHARALDLEGAEVSLAWVPQARAVRVLGGGPPADLLLLELYLENERRSGGGPLEGMRNLPGHLGTVVSFRHWQVAERVLQRDHRLQGSELSLVPHYDVLEPEELAEDAGGGSRPGELGPGAPGHVLQEAGGPARVQNHAGDVTLGSEEAPGQSGASLSTGPRWDSSFLARAGPVSSGPWGSSEEEGPGSPRTVGSLDPVEIAVRSSEQVASASLGPSGSLGQEGLVETVLAMEPGAMRFIQLYHEDLLAGLGDVALFPLEGSDTTGFRLCGALAPCRAAEEFLQSLLGSVSCHMLSLKHPGSARFLLSPEGQHLLRELEARFQCVFGTEHLAGAVLETDLEEVGPTEALQALPGLSSTPWPPDDPDGDQENAGLEEVQELLATLEGLDGEDWLPLELGEEEPEGQLEEEEEAMAPGSGEGPSAPSTREPGRLQEEAELQLALYRSLQPRGQAAEQEEAALQRALALSLMEPPPLSGGQELLRGQGPGGWAQLEVHAAFEQDMDELDRALEAALEVHLREELVGAPSCMLPAELCAHLEWYHGVSVVLRGGHIVLRGFGVQPTQAARHLAALLAGPRDQSSAFPLVASCSTLPQQRPKEPLGRLERLAESSSEFQAVVQAFCDTLDTARGRIHVVRVERVIHPLLQQQFQLHRERLEQCCERQAEQVLYHGTTVPTVPDICARGFNRSFCGRNGALYGQGVYFAKRASLSVLDRYSPPDAEGHKAVFVARVLTGDYGQGQRGLRAPPPRPPGHALLRYDSAVDCLHRPSIFVIFHDTQALPTHLIICKHKSQSLPEDAPALLSLSPAT